A genome region from Populus alba chromosome 5, ASM523922v2, whole genome shotgun sequence includes the following:
- the LOC118029993 gene encoding protein LIKE COV 3 isoform X3: MAARDRDLERLIPIQNPDINNNNIITNGGSNSSSESVSPVISSHHSSSEEAMSKVIRSWASKKFMSGCVILLPMAITFCITWWFISFVDGFFSPIYAHFGVNIFGLGFVTSISFIFLIGVFMSSWLGASVLGLGEWFIKKMPFVSYIYSASKQISAAISPDQSSNAFKEVAIIRHPRHGEYAFGFITSIVILRGSMGAEELCCVYVPTNHLYLGDIFLISSKDILRPNLSVREGIEIVISGGMSIPQILNTMDSHDVHATGLVSLGQKGKGERMCSLKKHEKK; encoded by the exons atggcagCGAGAGACAGGGATCTAGAGCGTTTAATACCCATTCAAAATccagatattaataataacaatatcattACCAATGGAGGGTCTAATTCTTCCTCTGAATCTGTCTCTCCTGTCATCTCTTCTCATCACTCCTCCAGCGAAGAG GCAATGTCTAAAGTCATCAGAAGCTGGGCTTCGAAGAAGTTCATGTCTGGATG TGTCATTTTGCTTCCTATGGCCATCACATTCTGCATCACTTGGTGGTTTATTAGTTTCGTGGATGGATTCTTCTCTCCAATCTATGCTCATTTTGGAGTCAATATATTTG GTCTTGGATTTGTGACCTCCATATCTTTCATCTTCCTGATTGGTGTGTTCATGTCCTCATGGTTGGGAGCTTCTGTTCTTGGCTTGGGAGAATGGTTTATCAAGAAAATGCCTTTTGTTAGCTATATTTACTCTGCTTCTAAACAAATCAGTGCAGCAATTTCCCCAG ATCAGAGCTCCAACGCCTTCAAGGAAGTGGCCATCATAAGGCATCCACGTCATGGGGAATATGCTTTCGGATTTATCACATCCATTGTTATTCTTCGTGGAAGCATGGGTGCAGAGGAACTGTGCTGTGTTTATGTGCCTACCAACCACCTTTATCTTGGAGATATTTTCCTCATCAGTTCAAAGGATATTTTGAGACCTAATCTCTCAGTTCGAGAAGGAATCG AAATTGTCATCTCAGGGGGGATGTCAATACCACAGATATTGAACACAATGGATTCACATGATGTTCATGCAACAGGACTTG TTTCTTTAGGACAAAAGGGAAAGGGGGAGAGGATGTGCAGCCTGAAGAAGCATGAAAAAAAGTAG
- the LOC118029993 gene encoding protein LIKE COV 3 isoform X1 yields the protein MAARDRDLERLIPIQNPDINNNNIITNGGSNSSSESVSPVISSHHSSSEEAMSKVIRSWASKKFMSGWLASFCSIVSIFVILLPMAITFCITWWFISFVDGFFSPIYAHFGVNIFGLGFVTSISFIFLIGVFMSSWLGASVLGLGEWFIKKMPFVSYIYSASKQISAAISPDQSSNAFKEVAIIRHPRHGEYAFGFITSIVILRGSMGAEELCCVYVPTNHLYLGDIFLISSKDILRPNLSVREGIEIVISGGMSIPQILNTMDSHDVHATGLVSLGQKGKGERMCSLKKHEKK from the exons atggcagCGAGAGACAGGGATCTAGAGCGTTTAATACCCATTCAAAATccagatattaataataacaatatcattACCAATGGAGGGTCTAATTCTTCCTCTGAATCTGTCTCTCCTGTCATCTCTTCTCATCACTCCTCCAGCGAAGAG GCAATGTCTAAAGTCATCAGAAGCTGGGCTTCGAAGAAGTTCATGTCTGGATGGTTAGCCTCTTTCTGCTCAATAGTTTCGATATT TGTCATTTTGCTTCCTATGGCCATCACATTCTGCATCACTTGGTGGTTTATTAGTTTCGTGGATGGATTCTTCTCTCCAATCTATGCTCATTTTGGAGTCAATATATTTG GTCTTGGATTTGTGACCTCCATATCTTTCATCTTCCTGATTGGTGTGTTCATGTCCTCATGGTTGGGAGCTTCTGTTCTTGGCTTGGGAGAATGGTTTATCAAGAAAATGCCTTTTGTTAGCTATATTTACTCTGCTTCTAAACAAATCAGTGCAGCAATTTCCCCAG ATCAGAGCTCCAACGCCTTCAAGGAAGTGGCCATCATAAGGCATCCACGTCATGGGGAATATGCTTTCGGATTTATCACATCCATTGTTATTCTTCGTGGAAGCATGGGTGCAGAGGAACTGTGCTGTGTTTATGTGCCTACCAACCACCTTTATCTTGGAGATATTTTCCTCATCAGTTCAAAGGATATTTTGAGACCTAATCTCTCAGTTCGAGAAGGAATCG AAATTGTCATCTCAGGGGGGATGTCAATACCACAGATATTGAACACAATGGATTCACATGATGTTCATGCAACAGGACTTG TTTCTTTAGGACAAAAGGGAAAGGGGGAGAGGATGTGCAGCCTGAAGAAGCATGAAAAAAAGTAG
- the LOC118029993 gene encoding protein LIKE COV 3 isoform X5 — MQIGLPTCLAMSKVIRSWASKKFMSGCVILLPMAITFCITWWFISFVDGFFSPIYAHFGVNIFGLGFVTSISFIFLIGVFMSSWLGASVLGLGEWFIKKMPFVSYIYSASKQISAAISPDQSSNAFKEVAIIRHPRHGEYAFGFITSIVILRGSMGAEELCCVYVPTNHLYLGDIFLISSKDILRPNLSVREGIEIVISGGMSIPQILNTMDSHDVHATGLVSLGQKGKGERMCSLKKHEKK; from the exons ATGCAAATTGGCTTGCCCACATGTTTG GCAATGTCTAAAGTCATCAGAAGCTGGGCTTCGAAGAAGTTCATGTCTGGATG TGTCATTTTGCTTCCTATGGCCATCACATTCTGCATCACTTGGTGGTTTATTAGTTTCGTGGATGGATTCTTCTCTCCAATCTATGCTCATTTTGGAGTCAATATATTTG GTCTTGGATTTGTGACCTCCATATCTTTCATCTTCCTGATTGGTGTGTTCATGTCCTCATGGTTGGGAGCTTCTGTTCTTGGCTTGGGAGAATGGTTTATCAAGAAAATGCCTTTTGTTAGCTATATTTACTCTGCTTCTAAACAAATCAGTGCAGCAATTTCCCCAG ATCAGAGCTCCAACGCCTTCAAGGAAGTGGCCATCATAAGGCATCCACGTCATGGGGAATATGCTTTCGGATTTATCACATCCATTGTTATTCTTCGTGGAAGCATGGGTGCAGAGGAACTGTGCTGTGTTTATGTGCCTACCAACCACCTTTATCTTGGAGATATTTTCCTCATCAGTTCAAAGGATATTTTGAGACCTAATCTCTCAGTTCGAGAAGGAATCG AAATTGTCATCTCAGGGGGGATGTCAATACCACAGATATTGAACACAATGGATTCACATGATGTTCATGCAACAGGACTTG TTTCTTTAGGACAAAAGGGAAAGGGGGAGAGGATGTGCAGCCTGAAGAAGCATGAAAAAAAGTAG
- the LOC118029993 gene encoding protein LIKE COV 3 isoform X2 encodes MAARDRDLERLIPIQNPDINNNNIITNGGSNSSSESVSPVISSHHSSSEEAMSKVIRSWASKKFMSGWLASFCSIVSIFVILLPMAITFCITWWFISFVDGFFSPIYAHFGVNIFGLGFVTSISFIFLIGVFMSSWLGASVLGLGEWFIKKMPFVSYIYSASKQISAAISPDQSSNAFKEVAIIRHPRHGEYAFGFITSIVILRGSMGAEELCCVYVPTNHLYLGDIFLISSKDILRPNLSVREGIEIVISGGMSIPQILNTMDSHDVHATGLGKGGEDVQPEEA; translated from the exons atggcagCGAGAGACAGGGATCTAGAGCGTTTAATACCCATTCAAAATccagatattaataataacaatatcattACCAATGGAGGGTCTAATTCTTCCTCTGAATCTGTCTCTCCTGTCATCTCTTCTCATCACTCCTCCAGCGAAGAG GCAATGTCTAAAGTCATCAGAAGCTGGGCTTCGAAGAAGTTCATGTCTGGATGGTTAGCCTCTTTCTGCTCAATAGTTTCGATATT TGTCATTTTGCTTCCTATGGCCATCACATTCTGCATCACTTGGTGGTTTATTAGTTTCGTGGATGGATTCTTCTCTCCAATCTATGCTCATTTTGGAGTCAATATATTTG GTCTTGGATTTGTGACCTCCATATCTTTCATCTTCCTGATTGGTGTGTTCATGTCCTCATGGTTGGGAGCTTCTGTTCTTGGCTTGGGAGAATGGTTTATCAAGAAAATGCCTTTTGTTAGCTATATTTACTCTGCTTCTAAACAAATCAGTGCAGCAATTTCCCCAG ATCAGAGCTCCAACGCCTTCAAGGAAGTGGCCATCATAAGGCATCCACGTCATGGGGAATATGCTTTCGGATTTATCACATCCATTGTTATTCTTCGTGGAAGCATGGGTGCAGAGGAACTGTGCTGTGTTTATGTGCCTACCAACCACCTTTATCTTGGAGATATTTTCCTCATCAGTTCAAAGGATATTTTGAGACCTAATCTCTCAGTTCGAGAAGGAATCG AAATTGTCATCTCAGGGGGGATGTCAATACCACAGATATTGAACACAATGGATTCACATGATGTTCATGCAACAGGACTTG GGAAAGGGGGAGAGGATGTGCAGCCTGAAGAAGCATGA
- the LOC118029993 gene encoding protein LIKE COV 3 isoform X4 translates to MQIGLPTCLAMSKVIRSWASKKFMSGWLASFCSIVSIFVILLPMAITFCITWWFISFVDGFFSPIYAHFGVNIFGLGFVTSISFIFLIGVFMSSWLGASVLGLGEWFIKKMPFVSYIYSASKQISAAISPDQSSNAFKEVAIIRHPRHGEYAFGFITSIVILRGSMGAEELCCVYVPTNHLYLGDIFLISSKDILRPNLSVREGIEIVISGGMSIPQILNTMDSHDVHATGLVSLGQKGKGERMCSLKKHEKK, encoded by the exons ATGCAAATTGGCTTGCCCACATGTTTG GCAATGTCTAAAGTCATCAGAAGCTGGGCTTCGAAGAAGTTCATGTCTGGATGGTTAGCCTCTTTCTGCTCAATAGTTTCGATATT TGTCATTTTGCTTCCTATGGCCATCACATTCTGCATCACTTGGTGGTTTATTAGTTTCGTGGATGGATTCTTCTCTCCAATCTATGCTCATTTTGGAGTCAATATATTTG GTCTTGGATTTGTGACCTCCATATCTTTCATCTTCCTGATTGGTGTGTTCATGTCCTCATGGTTGGGAGCTTCTGTTCTTGGCTTGGGAGAATGGTTTATCAAGAAAATGCCTTTTGTTAGCTATATTTACTCTGCTTCTAAACAAATCAGTGCAGCAATTTCCCCAG ATCAGAGCTCCAACGCCTTCAAGGAAGTGGCCATCATAAGGCATCCACGTCATGGGGAATATGCTTTCGGATTTATCACATCCATTGTTATTCTTCGTGGAAGCATGGGTGCAGAGGAACTGTGCTGTGTTTATGTGCCTACCAACCACCTTTATCTTGGAGATATTTTCCTCATCAGTTCAAAGGATATTTTGAGACCTAATCTCTCAGTTCGAGAAGGAATCG AAATTGTCATCTCAGGGGGGATGTCAATACCACAGATATTGAACACAATGGATTCACATGATGTTCATGCAACAGGACTTG TTTCTTTAGGACAAAAGGGAAAGGGGGAGAGGATGTGCAGCCTGAAGAAGCATGAAAAAAAGTAG